A region from the Hippoglossus hippoglossus isolate fHipHip1 chromosome 16, fHipHip1.pri, whole genome shotgun sequence genome encodes:
- the LOC117776318 gene encoding myelin basic protein-like isoform X1: protein MASASSSAQAAFGLGRRKKSPGLLDQIGKFFGGDKKRKSKGSFRGALSPGPQKASATSPRKRGAENAVVHFFRTIVSPAPPKSRGNQKSQSKAKKASAGDGKGSLTRIFKMGSRSASPAKR from the exons ATGGCATCTGCTAGCAGCTCCGCACAGGCCGCCTTCGGGCTGGGCCGCAGGAAGAAGAGCCCCGGCCTTTTGGATCAGATCGGAAAGTTCTTCGGAGGggacaagaagaggaagagcaag GGATCTTTCCGTGGCGCTCTCTCTCCAGGCCCTCAGAAAGCATCTGCAACCTCCCCTCGTAAGCGTGGAGCAGAAAACGCTGTGGTCCATTTCTTCCGCACGATT GTGTCCCCTGCCCCTCCTAAGTCCAGG GGCAACCAGAAGTCCCAGTCTAAAGCCAAGAAGGCCAGTGCAGGGGATGGAAAAGGCTCCCTCACTAGGATCTTCAAAATG ggAAGCAGGAGCGCTTCTCCAGCCAAACGCTGA
- the LOC117776318 gene encoding myelin basic protein-like isoform X2, which translates to MASASSSAQAAFGLGRRKKSPGLLDQIGKFFGGDKKRKSKGSFRGALSPGPQKASATSPRKRGAENAVVHFFRTIVSPAPPKSRGNQKSQSKAKKASAGDGKGSLTRIFKM; encoded by the exons ATGGCATCTGCTAGCAGCTCCGCACAGGCCGCCTTCGGGCTGGGCCGCAGGAAGAAGAGCCCCGGCCTTTTGGATCAGATCGGAAAGTTCTTCGGAGGggacaagaagaggaagagcaag GGATCTTTCCGTGGCGCTCTCTCTCCAGGCCCTCAGAAAGCATCTGCAACCTCCCCTCGTAAGCGTGGAGCAGAAAACGCTGTGGTCCATTTCTTCCGCACGATT GTGTCCCCTGCCCCTCCTAAGTCCAGG GGCAACCAGAAGTCCCAGTCTAAAGCCAAGAAGGCCAGTGCAGGGGATGGAAAAGGCTCCCTCACTAGGATCTTCAAAATG TGA